A stretch of the Candidatus Rokuibacteriota bacterium genome encodes the following:
- the pth gene encoding aminoacyl-tRNA hydrolase — protein sequence MAQGIVGLGNPGPEYRDTRHNMGARALDALAKKLKVRFQRVGGHLVAHAKWRGDVVYLVKPQCFMNAMGPPVARVTRKLQLVAGDLIFVYDDLDLPLGRVRVRLKGSAGGHNGMRSLISTLGTDQLRRVKVGIGRPASPGRDREEIVDHVLSAFLPDERPTVEAACLEAGAQALRLVEAHNARRF from the coding sequence GTGGCCCAGGGAATCGTCGGGCTCGGCAACCCCGGGCCCGAGTACCGCGACACGCGGCACAACATGGGCGCCCGCGCGCTCGACGCCCTGGCCAAGAAGCTCAAGGTGCGCTTCCAGCGCGTGGGCGGCCACCTGGTCGCCCACGCCAAGTGGCGGGGCGACGTCGTCTACCTCGTCAAACCGCAGTGCTTCATGAACGCCATGGGACCGCCGGTGGCACGCGTCACGCGCAAGCTCCAGCTGGTCGCGGGCGACCTCATCTTCGTGTACGACGACCTCGACCTGCCGCTGGGCAGGGTGCGGGTGCGCTTGAAGGGCAGCGCGGGAGGCCACAACGGTATGCGGTCGCTGATCAGCACGCTCGGCACGGACCAGCTGCGGCGGGTCAAGGTCGGCATCGGCCGACCGGCCTCGCCCGGTCGGGACCGCGAGGAGATCGTGGACCACGTGCTCTCGGCCTTCCTCCCCGACGAGCGCCCAACGGTCGAGGCGGCCTGCCTCGAGGCGGGTGCCCAGGCGCTCAGGCTGGTCGAAGCTCACAACG